In a genomic window of Alphaproteobacteria bacterium:
- a CDS encoding Fic family protein, whose translation MEPMLPQESSLGELNDMALDLTAKSEKLSGQINPVLQTSLGDLVRSMNCYYSNFIEGHNTLPRDIDRALNDKYDADPKKRNLQKEARAHIEVQRLIDARAWGQEVVSADFIKWVHREFQSRLPEEMLWIENPDTGEKKKVIPGEYRDGEVSVGRHIPVLSEGIARFMGRFEEAYNPQRLGRLKSISAVAASHHRLLWIHPFYDGNGRVTRLFSHAFLQSLGIGSSLWSVSRGLARKKETYKELLMAADSPRQGDRDGRGSLSEETLIKFSKFFLDICIDQVEYMASLLEPKEFLNRMSIYLEEEIRSGRLHKGSMPLLKEAFVFGEFDRGKAPEITGYQPRQASAVLSQLTNAGLLVSDTPRGAVRLGFPIDIVERWFPKLYPQV comes from the coding sequence ATGGAGCCCATGCTCCCCCAAGAAAGCAGTCTGGGGGAGCTAAATGACATGGCGCTCGACCTCACAGCCAAGTCAGAGAAGCTCTCAGGGCAGATAAATCCAGTCCTGCAAACCTCTCTGGGCGATCTTGTCCGTTCAATGAACTGCTACTACAGCAACTTCATTGAAGGACACAATACCCTCCCCCGCGACATCGACCGGGCATTGAACGACAAGTACGACGCAGACCCCAAGAAAAGAAACCTCCAGAAGGAAGCGCGGGCGCACATCGAAGTCCAGCGCCTTATAGACGCGCGCGCGTGGGGACAAGAGGTCGTTTCCGCCGATTTCATCAAATGGGTTCATCGGGAATTCCAGTCACGTCTTCCTGAAGAAATGCTCTGGATTGAAAATCCGGATACAGGAGAAAAGAAAAAAGTCATTCCCGGCGAATACAGGGATGGCGAAGTCTCAGTGGGTCGGCATATCCCCGTTTTGTCGGAGGGAATAGCGCGGTTCATGGGAAGGTTTGAGGAGGCGTATAATCCCCAAAGGCTGGGAAGGCTTAAGAGCATCAGTGCAGTCGCTGCTTCCCATCACAGGCTGCTTTGGATACACCCGTTTTATGATGGGAATGGCCGCGTTACCCGCCTCTTCTCCCATGCCTTCCTGCAATCCCTCGGCATCGGCAGCAGCCTCTGGTCTGTTTCCCGAGGGCTTGCCCGCAAAAAAGAAACTTATAAAGAGCTTCTCATGGCCGCAGACAGCCCCCGGCAGGGTGATCGTGATGGTCGCGGCTCTTTAAGTGAGGAAACCCTAATCAAATTCAGCAAGTTTTTCCTCGACATCTGCATCGATCAAGTGGAATACATGGCTTCCCTGCTGGAGCCCAAAGAATTCCTAAACCGCATGTCGATTTATCTTGAGGAAGAAATACGCTCAGGAAGGCTGCATAAAGGGTCAATGCCCCTTTTGAAAGAAGCATTTGTTTTTGGAGAATTCGACAGAGGAAAAGCCCCCGAAATCACAGGCTATCAGCCCCGGCAGGCAAGCGCGGTGCTTTCCCAGCTTACAAACGCCGGATTACTGGTGTCGGATACGCCACGCGGCGCGGTTCGCCTTGGTTTCCCCATAGACATAGTAGAGCGGTGGTTTCCGAAGCTTTATCCGCAAGTTTAA